Proteins encoded by one window of Modestobacter marinus:
- a CDS encoding SPL family radical SAM protein: MPTARTAPASTPFLAAPNTAAPDTAAASDAAPVAALRSVSDASPVNGVRPVTAPTPSRRWTPSRVLVTRSAAERPYGQRVLARLEAAGVSDIELLRGDRLPSLRGNGDRAAFMAAKQTLALVVPPASLRRLQPIAPSADWRFDLAQGCPAHCQYCYLAGSLSGPPITRVYADLDEALTGLDGYVGHGTVTSGSAARAGEGTTFEASCYTDPLALEHLTGGLATAITHFGTHDWAGPVQLRATTKFDDVAGLLDLPHGGRTRLRFSLNAASVARRFEGATSPVAGRIAALGAVAAAGYPVGLTIAPIMPGEGWREGYGQLLDDVAAALPRGTDLTVECITHRFTPGSKATLTDWYPRTKLEMDETTRTTKRGKFGAVKHVYPRDTMAELRSWFQGAIADRLPDARLLYWT; encoded by the coding sequence ATGCCCACCGCGCGCACCGCTCCCGCCAGCACCCCGTTCCTCGCCGCCCCGAACACCGCCGCCCCGGACACCGCCGCCGCATCGGATGCCGCCCCGGTCGCCGCCCTCCGCTCCGTGTCGGATGCCTCCCCCGTCAACGGCGTTCGACCCGTCACGGCGCCCACGCCGTCCCGGCGCTGGACGCCGTCCCGGGTCCTCGTCACCCGTTCCGCGGCCGAGCGCCCGTACGGGCAGCGGGTGCTGGCCCGGCTGGAGGCAGCCGGGGTGAGTGACATCGAGCTGCTGCGCGGTGACCGGCTTCCGTCCTTGCGCGGCAACGGCGACCGGGCGGCGTTCATGGCCGCCAAGCAGACGCTGGCGCTGGTCGTCCCGCCGGCCTCGCTGCGCCGGCTCCAGCCGATCGCCCCCTCGGCCGACTGGCGGTTCGACCTCGCGCAGGGCTGCCCGGCGCACTGCCAGTACTGCTACCTGGCCGGCTCGCTGTCCGGGCCGCCGATCACCCGGGTGTACGCCGACCTCGACGAGGCGCTGACAGGCCTGGACGGCTACGTCGGGCACGGCACCGTCACCTCCGGGTCCGCCGCGCGCGCCGGCGAGGGGACGACGTTCGAGGCCTCCTGCTACACCGACCCGCTCGCCCTGGAGCACCTGACCGGCGGGCTGGCCACGGCGATCACCCACTTCGGCACCCACGACTGGGCCGGGCCGGTGCAGCTGCGAGCCACCACCAAGTTCGACGACGTCGCCGGCCTGCTCGACCTGCCGCACGGCGGCCGGACCCGGCTGCGCTTCTCGCTGAACGCCGCCTCGGTGGCCCGCCGCTTCGAGGGGGCCACCTCGCCCGTCGCCGGCCGCATCGCCGCCCTGGGCGCGGTGGCCGCCGCCGGCTATCCCGTCGGGCTGACCATCGCCCCGATCATGCCCGGGGAGGGCTGGCGGGAGGGGTACGGCCAGCTGCTGGACGACGTCGCCGCGGCGCTCCCCCGAGGCACCGACCTCACCGTCGAGTGCATCACCCACCGCTTCACGCCGGGCAGCAAGGCCACGCTGACCGACTGGTACCCGCGCACGAAGCTGGAGATGGACGAGACGACCAGGACCACCAAGCGCGGCAAGTTCGGGGCCGTGAAGCACGTCTACCCGCGCGACACCATGGCGGAGCTGCGGAGCTGGTTCCAGGGCGCGATCGCCGACCGGCTGCCCGACGCCCGGCTGCTCTACTGGACCTGA
- a CDS encoding HNH endonuclease signature motif containing protein, with translation MIDALIAPPPLSVVAPAATEPAEPHEPLEVGQPLEPLDALGDRICAGAVQLAAATASWLRLVAEFDEREGWGGVGITSCAHWLAWKCALTPGTARQHVRVARALRNLPLTSAAFSAGELSYSKVRALTRVAEPGTEAELVEFARHATASQVERTVRAWRRADDVDSGRVAERRRFSWWIEDDGMVSVQIRMEAEQGAEFLAAIESLAERDARRERAARRRAQAALADGPELAGVQEPEGSVAGGGSRPAGDGDAAPAGGDSSNGGAAAGGTLSPRVPRQHRGVAGDPPAEDPPAEDAVEPLAVTTERRCRAMTQLAAAAADADRRAGDPPRREVVVVVDAAVLADDEAAGRAALEGGPALTPAQARRLACDAAVTAIVTDGPEVLAQGRSRRYATRAQRRALLLRDGGCARPGCEETRPERLHAHHLRHWLHGGRTDVSNLVLLCDVDHGLVHDHDLVLSRREGRLVAVAPDGGRPWSETAERFRGTAGDGLTSLLPHPDLLPAALPSDGERMDLQHAVWALMAHRDLVRRRAA, from the coding sequence ATGATCGATGCGCTGATCGCTCCCCCGCCACTGTCCGTCGTCGCCCCGGCGGCCACCGAGCCGGCCGAGCCCCATGAGCCACTCGAGGTGGGGCAGCCACTCGAGCCGCTCGACGCGCTCGGTGATCGGATCTGCGCCGGTGCGGTGCAGCTGGCGGCGGCGACGGCGTCCTGGTTGCGACTGGTCGCCGAGTTCGACGAGCGGGAGGGCTGGGGAGGCGTCGGCATCACCTCGTGTGCGCACTGGCTGGCCTGGAAGTGCGCGCTGACGCCGGGGACGGCCCGTCAGCACGTCCGGGTGGCGCGGGCGCTACGCAACCTGCCCCTCACCAGCGCCGCCTTCTCCGCCGGAGAGCTCTCCTACTCGAAGGTGCGCGCGCTGACCCGGGTCGCCGAGCCGGGTACCGAGGCAGAGCTCGTCGAGTTCGCCCGGCACGCCACCGCATCCCAGGTGGAGCGCACCGTGCGGGCCTGGCGCCGGGCCGACGACGTCGACTCAGGCCGGGTCGCCGAGCGGCGGCGGTTCTCCTGGTGGATCGAGGACGACGGGATGGTCTCGGTGCAGATCCGGATGGAAGCCGAGCAGGGCGCCGAGTTCCTCGCCGCCATCGAGTCGCTCGCCGAACGGGACGCCCGCCGGGAACGGGCCGCCCGCCGCCGCGCCCAGGCCGCCCTGGCCGACGGCCCGGAACTGGCCGGCGTCCAGGAACCGGAGGGGAGCGTGGCCGGCGGCGGTTCACGACCGGCCGGGGACGGGGACGCAGCCCCAGCCGGCGGAGACTCGTCCAACGGCGGAGCCGCGGCCGGAGGGACCTTGTCTCCCCGCGTCCCCCGCCAGCACAGGGGTGTCGCCGGCGATCCGCCGGCCGAGGACCCGCCCGCCGAGGACGCGGTGGAGCCGCTGGCGGTGACGACCGAGCGCCGCTGCCGGGCGATGACCCAGCTGGCCGCGGCGGCGGCCGACGCTGATCGTCGCGCCGGGGACCCGCCCCGTCGCGAGGTGGTCGTCGTCGTGGACGCCGCGGTACTGGCCGACGACGAGGCCGCCGGGAGGGCTGCGCTGGAAGGCGGCCCGGCCCTCACACCGGCGCAGGCCCGGCGACTGGCCTGCGACGCGGCCGTCACCGCGATCGTCACCGACGGCCCCGAGGTGCTCGCCCAGGGCCGGTCGCGGCGGTACGCCACCCGCGCCCAGCGCCGCGCACTGCTGCTCCGCGACGGCGGCTGCGCGCGACCCGGCTGCGAGGAGACGCGGCCGGAACGCCTGCACGCCCACCACCTGCGGCACTGGCTGCACGGCGGCCGCACCGACGTCTCCAACCTCGTCCTGCTCTGCGACGTCGACCACGGGCTGGTCCACGACCACGACCTGGTGCTCAGCCGGCGCGAGGGCCGGCTGGTCGCCGTGGCCCCCGACGGCGGGCGGCCGTGGTCCGAGACCGCTGAGCGGTTCCGCGGAACCGCCGGCGACGGGCTGACGTCACTGCTCCCGCACCCAGACCTGCTGCCCGCAGCCCTCCCCTCCGACGGCGAGCGGATGGACCTGCAGCACGCCGTCTGGGCCCTCATGGCCCACCGCGACCTCGTCCGGCGACGCGCCGCCTGA